In Burkholderia savannae, one genomic interval encodes:
- the rimO gene encoding 30S ribosomal protein S12 methylthiotransferase RimO, with product MENSLKSSGKPHAAPKVGMVSLGCPKALVDSEQIITQLRAEGYEISGTYDGADLVVVNTCGFIDEAVQESLDAIGEALAENGKVIVTGCLGAKKSASGSGLIEEVHPKVLAVTGPHAVGEVMQVVHSHLPKPHDPFVDLVPPAGIKLTPRHYAYLKISEGCNHRCTFCIIPSMRGDLVSRPVAEVMLEAENLFKSGVKELLVISQDTSAYGVDVKYRTGFWNGRPIKTRMTELVGALGELAAQYGAWVRLHYVYPYPHVDEIIPMMAQGPLKGHVLPYLDVPFQHAHPDLLKRMKRPANAEKVLERVQKWREICPDLTIRSTFIAGFPGETEAQFETLLDFIREAELDRVGCFAYSPVEGASANELDGALPDDVREERRARFMEVAEAVSAARIERKVGKTLKVLIDEVNDEGGIGRTAADAPEIDGVVYVEPATKASKRYKVGDFVSVKITGADGHDLWGEV from the coding sequence TTGGAAAATTCATTGAAATCAAGCGGTAAGCCGCATGCCGCGCCCAAGGTAGGTATGGTTTCGCTCGGCTGCCCGAAAGCCCTTGTCGACTCCGAGCAGATCATCACGCAACTGCGCGCGGAAGGCTACGAGATCTCCGGCACCTACGACGGCGCGGATCTCGTCGTCGTCAACACCTGCGGCTTCATCGACGAAGCGGTCCAGGAAAGCCTCGACGCGATCGGCGAAGCGCTCGCCGAGAACGGCAAGGTGATCGTCACCGGCTGTCTCGGCGCGAAGAAGAGCGCGAGCGGCTCCGGTCTCATCGAGGAAGTGCATCCGAAGGTGCTCGCCGTCACGGGCCCGCATGCGGTCGGCGAGGTGATGCAGGTCGTGCACAGCCATTTGCCGAAGCCGCACGATCCGTTCGTCGATCTCGTGCCGCCCGCGGGCATCAAGCTCACGCCGCGCCACTACGCATATCTGAAGATCTCCGAAGGCTGCAATCATCGCTGCACGTTCTGCATCATCCCGTCGATGCGCGGCGATCTCGTGTCGCGGCCCGTCGCCGAAGTGATGCTCGAAGCCGAGAATCTCTTCAAGTCCGGCGTGAAGGAGCTGCTCGTGATCTCGCAGGACACGAGCGCGTACGGCGTCGACGTCAAGTACCGCACGGGCTTCTGGAACGGCCGGCCGATCAAGACGCGGATGACCGAGCTCGTCGGCGCGCTCGGCGAGCTCGCCGCGCAGTACGGCGCGTGGGTGCGTCTGCACTACGTCTATCCGTATCCGCACGTCGACGAGATCATTCCGATGATGGCGCAAGGCCCGCTCAAGGGCCATGTGCTGCCGTATCTCGACGTGCCGTTCCAGCACGCGCATCCGGACTTGCTGAAGCGGATGAAGCGCCCCGCGAACGCGGAGAAGGTGCTCGAGCGTGTGCAGAAGTGGCGCGAGATCTGCCCGGATCTGACGATTCGCAGCACGTTCATCGCGGGCTTTCCCGGTGAGACTGAAGCGCAATTCGAGACGCTCCTCGACTTCATTCGCGAGGCGGAGCTCGATCGCGTCGGCTGCTTCGCGTATTCTCCGGTCGAGGGCGCGAGCGCGAACGAGCTCGACGGCGCGCTGCCCGACGACGTGCGCGAGGAGCGCCGCGCGCGCTTCATGGAAGTCGCCGAGGCGGTGTCGGCCGCGCGCATCGAGCGCAAGGTCGGCAAGACGCTCAAGGTGCTGATCGACGAGGTCAACGACGAAGGCGGCATCGGGCGCACCGCGGCCGACGCGCCGGAGATCGACGGCGTCGTCTACGTGGAGCCGGCGACGAAGGCGTCCAAGCGCTACAAGGTCGGCGATTTCGTGTCGGTGAAGATCACGGGCGCGGACGGCCACGATCTGTGGGGCGAGGTCTGA
- a CDS encoding DUF6013 family protein yields the protein MSQRILSPLVASCAVAALLSAYAAHAAPPIKASVLGGNDGQLQYTVKVDSKQFGTMQETRKIRSGETDDFNWKSVPPSGAVPMSDACPSADTLPRDANGAMVRQAQVRLAPSVDSKGVANVQLSFQASAPNGTKKVAAGGKTLQCPNVVTVSQVKWLSISTGGSKSISMRDGTKITVSIKR from the coding sequence ATGAGTCAACGCATTCTGTCGCCGCTCGTTGCGTCGTGCGCCGTCGCAGCGCTGCTCTCGGCGTATGCGGCGCACGCGGCGCCGCCCATCAAGGCGAGCGTGCTCGGCGGCAACGACGGCCAGCTTCAATACACGGTCAAGGTCGACTCGAAGCAGTTCGGCACGATGCAGGAGACGCGCAAGATCCGCTCCGGCGAAACCGACGATTTCAACTGGAAGTCGGTGCCGCCGTCGGGCGCCGTGCCGATGTCCGACGCGTGCCCGAGCGCCGACACGCTGCCGCGCGACGCGAACGGCGCGATGGTCCGGCAGGCGCAGGTGCGGCTTGCGCCGTCCGTCGATAGCAAGGGCGTCGCGAACGTGCAGCTGAGCTTCCAGGCGAGCGCGCCGAACGGCACGAAGAAAGTGGCGGCGGGCGGCAAGACGCTGCAGTGTCCGAATGTCGTGACGGTGAGCCAGGTCAAGTGGCTGTCGATCTCGACAGGCGGCTCGAAGTCGATCTCGATGCGCGACGGCACGAAGATCACGGTGTCGATCAAGCGGTGA
- the serB gene encoding phosphoserine phosphatase SerB — MTTNLVIQSTAPLSDAHHKPLTALARGTRAVPLDAQAIRIEGADPAQRADIDAYCGAHALDYAFVDATRKLADFGLVAMDMDSTLITIECIDEIADFCGLKAEVSAITEAAMRGEIKDFNESLTRRVALLAGLDASALERVYDERLRLSPGAEAMLAGVKAAGLKTLLVSGGFTFFTERLKARLGLDYARSNTLEIVDGKLTGKVVGEIVNADVKARAVRETCAALDIAPARAIVLGDGSNDLKMMATGGFSIAFRAKPVVRGAASAAFDHVGLDGLLRLF; from the coding sequence ATGACCACGAATCTCGTCATTCAAAGCACCGCGCCGCTTTCCGACGCGCATCACAAGCCGCTCACCGCGCTCGCGCGCGGCACGCGCGCCGTTCCGCTCGACGCGCAGGCGATCCGCATCGAGGGCGCCGATCCCGCGCAGCGCGCCGACATCGACGCGTACTGCGGCGCGCACGCGCTCGACTACGCATTCGTCGACGCGACCCGCAAGCTCGCCGACTTCGGCCTCGTCGCGATGGACATGGATTCGACGCTGATCACGATCGAGTGCATCGACGAGATCGCCGACTTCTGCGGCCTGAAAGCCGAAGTCTCGGCGATCACCGAGGCGGCGATGCGCGGCGAGATCAAGGATTTCAACGAGAGCCTGACGCGCCGCGTCGCGCTGCTGGCGGGCCTCGACGCGAGCGCGCTCGAGCGCGTCTACGACGAGCGGCTGCGGCTGTCGCCGGGCGCCGAGGCAATGCTCGCGGGCGTGAAGGCGGCGGGCCTGAAGACGCTGCTCGTGTCGGGCGGCTTCACGTTCTTCACCGAACGCCTGAAGGCGCGGCTCGGCCTCGACTACGCGCGATCGAACACGCTCGAGATCGTCGACGGCAAGCTCACGGGCAAGGTTGTCGGCGAGATCGTCAACGCGGACGTGAAGGCGCGCGCGGTGCGCGAGACGTGCGCCGCGCTCGACATCGCGCCCGCGCGCGCGATCGTTCTCGGCGACGGGTCGAACGACCTGAAGATGATGGCGACAGGCGGCTTCTCGATCGCGTTTCGCGCGAAGCCCGTCGTGCGCGGCGCGGCGAGCGCGGCGTTCGATCACGTCGGGCTCGACGGACTGCTGCGGCTCTTCTGA
- the bktB gene encoding beta-ketothiolase BktB, whose amino-acid sequence MQREVVVVSGVRTAIGDFGGSLKDFSPTELGARVVREVLSRAQVSGDEVGHVVFGNVVHTEPKDMYIARVAAINGGVAQHAPALTVNRLCGSGLQAIVSAAQSVLLGDADIAVAGGAENMSRAPYSVPAARFGQRMGDAKLVDMMIGALNDPFQSVHMGVTAENVAAKYGITRDAQDALALESHRRASHATKSGYFKDQILPIEIASRKGTVVFDADEHVRHDASLDDFSKLKPVFAKENGTVTAGNASGINDAAAAVVLMERGAAERRGAKPLARLVSYAHAGVDPAYMGIGPVPATRKALERAGITVADLDVIEANEAFAAQACAVSNELGLDPAKVNPNGSGISLGHPIGATGALITVKALYELQRIGGRYALVTMCIGGGQGIAAVFERL is encoded by the coding sequence ATGCAACGCGAAGTAGTGGTGGTGAGCGGCGTACGCACCGCGATCGGCGATTTCGGCGGCAGCCTGAAGGATTTCTCGCCGACCGAGCTCGGCGCGCGGGTCGTGCGCGAAGTGCTGTCGCGCGCGCAAGTGTCGGGCGACGAGGTCGGGCACGTCGTGTTCGGCAATGTCGTGCACACGGAACCGAAGGACATGTATATCGCGCGCGTCGCGGCGATCAACGGTGGCGTCGCGCAGCACGCGCCCGCGCTGACCGTCAACCGGCTGTGCGGCTCGGGCCTGCAGGCGATCGTGTCGGCCGCGCAGAGCGTGCTGCTCGGTGACGCGGACATCGCGGTCGCGGGCGGCGCGGAGAACATGAGCCGCGCGCCGTACTCGGTGCCGGCCGCGCGCTTCGGCCAGCGCATGGGCGACGCGAAGCTCGTCGACATGATGATCGGCGCGCTCAACGATCCGTTCCAATCGGTCCACATGGGCGTGACGGCCGAGAACGTCGCGGCGAAGTACGGGATCACGCGCGACGCGCAGGACGCGCTCGCGCTCGAGTCGCACCGGCGCGCGTCGCACGCGACGAAATCCGGCTACTTCAAGGATCAGATCCTGCCGATCGAGATTGCGTCGCGCAAGGGCACCGTCGTGTTCGACGCCGACGAGCACGTGCGCCACGATGCGTCGCTCGACGATTTCTCGAAGCTCAAGCCCGTGTTCGCGAAGGAAAACGGCACGGTGACGGCGGGCAATGCATCGGGCATCAACGATGCGGCCGCGGCCGTCGTGCTGATGGAGCGCGGCGCGGCCGAGCGGCGCGGCGCGAAGCCGCTCGCGCGCCTCGTCTCGTATGCGCATGCGGGCGTCGATCCGGCGTACATGGGCATCGGCCCCGTGCCTGCGACGCGAAAGGCGCTCGAGCGCGCGGGGATCACGGTCGCCGATCTCGACGTGATCGAGGCGAACGAGGCGTTCGCCGCGCAGGCGTGCGCGGTGTCGAACGAGCTCGGTCTCGATCCGGCGAAGGTCAACCCGAACGGCTCGGGCATCTCGCTCGGCCACCCGATCGGCGCGACGGGCGCGCTCATCACGGTGAAAGCGCTGTACGAGCTGCAACGCATCGGCGGGCGCTACGCGCTCGTGACGATGTGCATCGGCGGCGGCCAGGGCATCGCCGCGGTGTTCGAGCGTCTGTAA
- the phaR gene encoding polyhydroxyalkanoate synthesis repressor PhaR gives MTTTKKTGERLIKKYPNRRLYDTETSTYITLTDVKQLVLGQEDFKVIDAKSNEDLTRSILLQIILEEESGGVPMFSSSMLSQIIRFYGHAMQGMMGTYLEKNIQAFIDIQSKLADQSKSLYENNAMNPEVWSQFMNMQAPMMQGMMTSYIEQSKNMFVQMQEQMQNQAKTMFSSFPFKPATPPGSEPEKK, from the coding sequence ATGACTACTACAAAGAAAACTGGCGAACGGCTGATCAAGAAGTATCCGAACCGCCGTTTGTACGATACGGAGACGAGCACGTACATTACGTTGACCGACGTGAAGCAGCTCGTGCTCGGCCAGGAGGATTTCAAGGTCATCGATGCGAAGAGCAACGAAGACCTGACCCGCAGCATCCTGCTGCAGATCATCCTCGAAGAGGAAAGCGGCGGCGTGCCGATGTTCTCGTCGTCGATGCTGTCGCAGATCATCCGGTTCTACGGACATGCGATGCAGGGGATGATGGGCACGTACCTGGAGAAGAACATCCAGGCGTTCATCGACATCCAGAGCAAGCTCGCCGATCAGTCGAAGAGCCTGTACGAGAACAATGCGATGAATCCCGAGGTCTGGTCGCAGTTCATGAACATGCAGGCGCCGATGATGCAAGGAATGATGACGAGCTACATCGAGCAGTCGAAGAACATGTTCGTGCAAATGCAGGAGCAGATGCAGAACCAGGCGAAGACGATGTTCAGCTCGTTCCCGTTCAAGCCGGCGACGCCGCCGGGCAGCGAGCCCGAGAAGAAGTAA
- a CDS encoding 3-ketoacyl-ACP reductase has protein sequence MSQRIAYVTGGMGGIGTSICQRLHKDGFKVAAGCGPNSPRRVKWLEDQKALGFDFYASEGNVGDWDSTKLAFDKVKAEIGEVDVLVNNAGITRDVVFRKMTREDWTAVIDTNLTSLFNVTKQVIDGMVERGWGRIINISSVNGQKGQFGQTNYSTAKAGIHGFTMSLAQEVATKGVTVNTVSPGYIGTDMVKAIRPDVLEKIVATIPVRRLGSPDEIGSIVAWLASEESGFATGADFSLNGGLHMG, from the coding sequence ATGTCTCAGCGAATTGCTTACGTAACGGGCGGAATGGGCGGCATCGGCACGAGCATCTGCCAGCGTCTGCACAAGGACGGCTTCAAGGTGGCCGCGGGCTGCGGCCCGAATTCGCCGCGCCGCGTGAAGTGGCTCGAGGACCAGAAGGCGCTCGGCTTCGATTTCTATGCGTCCGAAGGCAACGTCGGCGACTGGGATTCGACGAAGCTGGCGTTCGACAAGGTGAAGGCCGAGATCGGCGAGGTCGACGTGCTCGTCAACAACGCGGGCATCACGCGCGACGTCGTGTTCCGCAAGATGACGCGCGAAGACTGGACGGCCGTGATCGACACGAACCTGACGAGCCTCTTCAACGTCACGAAGCAGGTGATCGACGGGATGGTCGAGCGCGGCTGGGGGCGCATCATCAACATCTCGTCGGTGAACGGCCAGAAAGGGCAGTTCGGCCAGACGAACTACTCGACCGCGAAGGCGGGCATTCACGGCTTCACGATGTCGCTCGCGCAGGAAGTCGCGACGAAGGGCGTGACGGTCAACACGGTGTCGCCGGGCTATATCGGCACGGACATGGTGAAGGCGATCCGCCCGGACGTGCTCGAGAAGATCGTCGCGACGATTCCGGTGCGCCGTCTCGGCTCGCCCGACGAGATCGGCTCGATCGTCGCGTGGCTCGCGTCGGAGGAGTCCGGTTTCGCGACGGGCGCCGATTTCTCGCTGAACGGCGGCTTGCATATGGGCTGA
- a CDS encoding sugar kinase yields the protein MPATFPDVLALGEAMVEFNQARPGEPNYLQGFGGDTSNFCIAAARQGARAGFVSAVGDDHFGRLLLDLWRREHVDTSHVRIDGGAPTGVYFVSHGEHGHAFDYLRAGSAASRYAVRDLPLDALAAARVVHLSGVSLAISASACDAAFAAIEHARANGARVSFDTNLRLKLWPLPRARAVMREALRHTDVCLPSWDDVTALTGLDERDAIIDALLGFGPSVVALKLGREGAYVATPDERRVVPGFVVDAADATGAGDCFGGAFVARLVAGDDPFSAARYANAAAALSTLGFGAVAPIPSRDAVERLLGA from the coding sequence ATGCCGGCGACGTTTCCCGACGTGCTCGCGCTCGGCGAGGCGATGGTCGAATTCAATCAGGCGCGGCCGGGCGAGCCGAACTACCTGCAGGGCTTCGGCGGCGATACGTCGAACTTCTGCATCGCTGCCGCGCGGCAGGGCGCGCGAGCGGGCTTCGTGTCCGCGGTCGGCGACGATCATTTCGGCCGGCTGCTGCTCGATCTGTGGCGCCGCGAGCACGTCGATACGTCGCATGTGCGGATCGACGGCGGCGCGCCGACGGGCGTCTATTTCGTGTCGCACGGCGAGCACGGCCACGCGTTCGACTATCTGCGAGCGGGCTCGGCCGCAAGCCGCTACGCGGTTCGCGATCTGCCGCTCGACGCGCTCGCGGCCGCGCGCGTCGTCCATCTGTCGGGCGTGAGTCTCGCGATCAGCGCGAGCGCGTGCGACGCGGCGTTCGCCGCGATCGAGCATGCGCGTGCGAACGGCGCGCGCGTGAGCTTCGACACGAACCTGCGCCTGAAGCTCTGGCCGCTGCCGCGCGCGCGCGCGGTGATGCGCGAGGCGCTGCGTCACACGGACGTCTGTCTGCCGAGCTGGGACGACGTGACGGCGCTCACGGGGCTCGACGAGCGCGACGCGATCATCGATGCGCTGCTCGGCTTCGGGCCGAGCGTCGTCGCGCTGAAGCTCGGCCGCGAAGGCGCGTATGTCGCGACGCCCGACGAGCGGCGCGTCGTGCCGGGCTTCGTCGTGGACGCGGCCGACGCGACGGGAGCCGGCGACTGCTTCGGCGGCGCGTTCGTCGCGCGGCTCGTCGCGGGCGACGATCCGTTCTCGGCCGCGCGCTACGCGAACGCGGCGGCCGCGCTGTCGACGCTGGGCTTCGGCGCGGTCGCGCCGATTCCGTCGCGCGATGCGGTCGAGCGGCTATTGGGTGCGTGA
- the phaC gene encoding class I poly(R)-hydroxyalkanoic acid synthase → MQQMFESWIGAWRSFADPARAAAGGAPAQPPFAAFQPSQPFPFAMPAMPQMPPMPDWSGASASFAGLAPVASVPPARLQTLQADYSRDSLALIQQATAATPTVPDLKDRRFSSDAWKASPAHAFAAAWYLLNARYLQELADALETDPKTRERIRFAVQQWTAAAAPSNFLALNPEAQKNLVETQGESLRLGMKNLLADMQRGKISQTDETQFVVGKNLAVTEGAVVYENDLIQLIQYKPTTATVFERPLLIVPPCINKFYILDLQPENSLVAHALSCGHQVFLVSWRNADASVARKNWDDYMDEGLLAAIDAVQQVSGREQINTLGFCVGGTMLATALAVLASRGEHPAASMTLLTAMLDFSDTGILDVFVDEAHVQMREQTIGGKNGTPPGLMRGVEFANTFSFLRPNDLVWNYVVDNYLKGRTPAPFDLLYWNSDSTSLPGPMYAWYLRNTYLENKLREPDALVVCGEPVDLSRIDVPTFIYGSREDHIVPWQTAYESTSLLAGPLKFVLGASGHIAGVINPPAKKKRSYWSYDASAKALPESANDWLDAATEHPGSWWPVWIEWLDQYGGRKVKPRAQLGSAHFPVIEPAPGRYVMQRD, encoded by the coding sequence ATGCAACAGATGTTCGAGTCCTGGATCGGCGCGTGGCGCAGCTTCGCGGACCCGGCCCGCGCGGCCGCCGGCGGCGCGCCCGCACAGCCGCCGTTCGCGGCGTTCCAGCCGTCTCAGCCGTTCCCGTTCGCGATGCCGGCCATGCCGCAGATGCCGCCGATGCCGGACTGGTCGGGCGCGTCCGCATCCTTCGCGGGGCTCGCGCCCGTCGCGTCGGTGCCGCCCGCGCGGCTGCAGACGCTTCAGGCCGACTATTCGCGCGATAGTCTCGCGCTGATCCAGCAGGCGACGGCCGCGACGCCGACCGTTCCCGATCTCAAGGACCGGCGTTTCAGCTCGGACGCGTGGAAGGCGTCGCCCGCGCATGCGTTCGCAGCCGCATGGTATCTGCTGAACGCGCGCTATCTGCAAGAGCTCGCCGACGCGCTCGAGACCGATCCGAAGACGCGCGAGCGAATCCGCTTCGCGGTCCAGCAATGGACGGCCGCCGCGGCGCCGAGCAACTTCCTCGCGCTCAATCCTGAAGCGCAGAAGAATCTCGTCGAGACGCAAGGCGAGAGCCTGCGGCTCGGGATGAAGAACCTGCTCGCCGACATGCAGCGAGGCAAGATCTCGCAGACGGACGAAACTCAGTTCGTCGTCGGCAAGAATCTCGCGGTGACGGAAGGCGCGGTCGTCTACGAGAACGATCTGATCCAGCTGATCCAGTACAAGCCGACGACGGCGACCGTCTTCGAGCGGCCGCTTCTCATCGTGCCGCCTTGCATCAACAAGTTCTACATCCTCGATCTGCAGCCTGAGAATTCGCTCGTCGCGCATGCGCTGTCGTGCGGCCATCAGGTTTTCCTGGTGTCGTGGCGCAACGCGGACGCATCGGTCGCGCGCAAGAACTGGGACGACTACATGGACGAGGGGCTCCTCGCCGCGATCGACGCCGTCCAGCAGGTGAGCGGGCGCGAGCAGATCAACACGCTCGGCTTCTGCGTCGGCGGCACGATGCTGGCGACGGCGCTCGCGGTGCTCGCCTCGCGCGGCGAGCATCCGGCCGCGTCGATGACGCTCCTCACCGCGATGCTCGACTTCTCCGACACGGGCATCCTCGACGTGTTCGTCGACGAAGCGCACGTGCAAATGCGCGAGCAAACGATCGGCGGCAAGAACGGCACGCCGCCGGGGCTCATGCGCGGCGTCGAGTTCGCGAACACGTTCTCATTCCTGCGGCCGAACGATCTCGTCTGGAACTACGTCGTCGACAACTACCTGAAGGGACGCACGCCGGCGCCGTTCGATCTGCTCTACTGGAACAGCGATTCGACGAGCCTGCCGGGCCCGATGTACGCGTGGTACCTGCGAAACACCTATCTCGAGAACAAGCTGCGCGAGCCGGACGCGCTCGTCGTGTGCGGCGAGCCCGTCGATCTGTCGAGGATCGACGTGCCGACGTTCATCTACGGCTCGCGCGAGGATCACATCGTGCCGTGGCAGACCGCGTACGAATCGACGTCGCTGCTCGCGGGCCCGCTCAAGTTCGTGCTCGGCGCGTCGGGCCACATCGCGGGCGTGATCAACCCGCCCGCGAAAAAGAAGCGCAGCTACTGGAGCTACGACGCAAGCGCGAAGGCGCTGCCGGAATCGGCGAACGACTGGCTCGACGCGGCGACCGAACATCCGGGCAGTTGGTGGCCCGTGTGGATCGAGTGGCTCGATCAGTACGGCGGCCGCAAGGTGAAGCCGCGCGCGCAGCTCGGCTCCGCGCACTTCCCTGTGATCGAGCCCGCGCCCGGCCGCTATGTGATGCAACGCGATTGA
- a CDS encoding acetyl-CoA C-acetyltransferase encodes MTDVVIVSAARTAVGKFGGSLAKIAAPELGATVIRAVLERAGVKPEQVGEVILGQVLTAGSGQNPARQALIAAGLPTAVPGMTINKVCGSGLKAVMLAANAIVAGDAEIVVAGGQENMSAAPHVLPGSRDGFRMGDAKLVDSMIVDGLWDVYNKYHMGVTAENVAKEHGITREQQDQFAALSQNKAEAAQKAGRFDDEIVPIEIPQRKGEPLRFATDEFVRHGVTAESLATLKPAFTKDGTVTAANASGINDGAAAVLVMSAKKAESLGLAPLARIKAYANAGVDPSVMGMGPVPASRRCLERAGWSVGDLDLLEINEAFAAQALAVHKQMGWDTSKVNVNGGAIAIGHPIGASGCRILVTLLHEMQKRDAKRGLASLCIGGGMGVALALERP; translated from the coding sequence ATGACTGACGTAGTGATCGTATCGGCCGCGCGCACCGCGGTCGGCAAGTTCGGCGGCTCGCTCGCGAAGATCGCCGCGCCGGAGCTCGGCGCGACCGTGATCCGCGCGGTGCTCGAGCGCGCGGGCGTGAAGCCCGAGCAGGTCGGCGAAGTGATCCTGGGCCAGGTGCTGACGGCGGGCTCGGGCCAGAATCCGGCGCGCCAGGCGCTGATCGCGGCGGGCCTGCCGACCGCGGTGCCCGGCATGACGATCAACAAGGTGTGCGGCTCGGGCCTGAAGGCCGTGATGCTTGCCGCGAACGCGATCGTCGCGGGCGACGCGGAGATCGTCGTCGCGGGCGGCCAGGAGAACATGAGCGCCGCGCCGCACGTGCTGCCGGGCTCGCGCGACGGCTTCCGGATGGGCGACGCGAAGCTCGTCGACAGCATGATCGTCGATGGCCTGTGGGACGTCTACAACAAGTACCACATGGGCGTCACGGCGGAGAACGTCGCGAAGGAGCACGGCATCACGCGCGAGCAGCAGGACCAGTTCGCCGCGCTGTCGCAGAACAAGGCGGAAGCCGCGCAGAAGGCGGGCCGTTTCGACGACGAGATCGTGCCGATCGAGATTCCGCAGAGAAAGGGCGAGCCGCTTCGCTTCGCGACCGACGAATTCGTGCGCCACGGCGTGACGGCCGAGTCGCTCGCGACGCTCAAGCCCGCGTTCACGAAGGACGGCACGGTGACGGCCGCGAACGCGTCCGGCATCAACGACGGCGCGGCCGCGGTGCTCGTGATGTCGGCGAAGAAGGCGGAGTCGCTGGGCCTTGCGCCGCTCGCGCGGATCAAGGCGTACGCAAACGCGGGCGTCGATCCGAGCGTGATGGGCATGGGCCCCGTGCCGGCGTCGCGCCGCTGTCTCGAGCGCGCGGGCTGGTCGGTCGGCGACCTCGATCTGCTGGAGATCAACGAGGCGTTCGCCGCGCAGGCGCTCGCGGTCCATAAGCAGATGGGCTGGGACACGTCGAAGGTCAACGTGAACGGCGGCGCGATCGCGATCGGCCATCCGATCGGCGCGTCGGGCTGCCGGATTCTCGTCACGTTGCTGCACGAAATGCAAAAGCGCGATGCGAAACGCGGCCTCGCGTCGCTTTGCATCGGCGGCGGGATGGGCGTCGCGCTCGCGCTCGAGCGTCCGTAA
- a CDS encoding cystathionine beta-lyase, with amino-acid sequence MTAFTPKRALQTRVVQPDDRIPAGFESFVVPVARASTVVFPDLATMRNLDWRKDGQWRYGLHATPTSLALAQRLAQIEGGTHALLQPSGLSAITNVYFGLVKEGDDVLIPDNAYGPNGDFGKWFAKDFGITARFYDPMIGAGIADLIVPNTRLIWIEAPGSVTMEVPDVRAITAAARARGIVTAIDNTYSAGLAFKPFEHGVDISVQALTKYQSGGSDVLMGATITADDELNAKLKLARMRLGIGVSADDCSLVLRGLPSMQARFDAHSRSALSLARWLKTRPEIATVLHPQLPDCPGHDAFMRDFTGAGGLFSVVFDERYGAAQVDRFVEALELFAIGWSWGGACSLAMPYDVQSMRTTAWPHRGTLVRFYVGLEDEADLRADIERAFAAALA; translated from the coding sequence ATGACCGCATTCACTCCCAAGCGCGCGCTTCAGACTCGCGTCGTCCAGCCGGACGACCGCATTCCCGCCGGTTTCGAATCGTTCGTCGTGCCGGTCGCGCGGGCGTCGACGGTCGTGTTCCCCGATCTCGCGACGATGCGCAACCTCGACTGGCGCAAGGACGGCCAATGGCGCTACGGCCTGCATGCGACGCCGACGTCGCTCGCGCTCGCGCAGCGGCTCGCGCAGATCGAAGGCGGCACGCACGCGCTGCTGCAGCCGTCGGGGCTTTCGGCGATCACGAACGTGTACTTCGGCCTCGTCAAGGAAGGCGACGACGTGCTGATTCCGGACAACGCGTACGGCCCGAACGGCGATTTCGGCAAATGGTTCGCGAAGGATTTCGGCATCACCGCGCGTTTCTATGATCCGATGATCGGCGCGGGAATCGCCGATCTGATCGTGCCGAACACGCGCCTCATCTGGATCGAGGCGCCCGGCTCGGTGACGATGGAAGTGCCCGACGTGCGCGCGATCACGGCGGCCGCGCGCGCGCGCGGCATCGTCACGGCAATCGACAACACGTATTCGGCGGGCCTCGCGTTCAAGCCGTTCGAGCACGGCGTCGATATCTCGGTGCAGGCGCTGACGAAATATCAATCCGGCGGCAGCGACGTGCTGATGGGCGCGACGATCACCGCCGACGACGAGCTGAACGCAAAGCTCAAGCTCGCGCGGATGCGGCTCGGGATCGGCGTGTCGGCCGACGACTGTTCGCTCGTGCTGCGTGGCCTGCCGAGCATGCAGGCGCGCTTCGACGCGCACAGCCGCAGCGCGCTGTCGCTCGCGCGCTGGCTGAAGACGCGCCCGGAGATCGCGACGGTGCTGCATCCGCAACTGCCCGATTGCCCGGGGCACGATGCGTTCATGCGCGACTTCACGGGCGCGGGCGGACTGTTCTCGGTCGTGTTCGACGAACGCTACGGCGCCGCGCAGGTGGATCGCTTCGTCGAGGCGCTCGAGCTGTTCGCGATCGGCTGGAGCTGGGGCGGGGCGTGCAGCCTTGCGATGCCGTACGACGTGCAATCGATGCGCACGACGGCGTGGCCGCATCGCGGCACGCTGGTGCGCTTCTACGTCGGTCTCGAGGACGAAGCCGATCTGCGCGCGGACATCGAGCGCGCATTCGCCGCGGCGCTCGCGTAA
- a CDS encoding DMT family transporter, whose translation MVLSILSEVCGTIFLKLSAGLARLPFTIAMGACYAAAIWLMGLATKQLEIGIAYAVWAGAGTALVGIAIFDEGASLAKWSGMTFIVAGVVLLNLSQKVPS comes from the coding sequence CTGGTTCTGTCCATCTTGTCCGAAGTGTGCGGCACCATTTTCCTGAAGCTGTCGGCGGGCCTCGCGCGTCTGCCGTTTACGATTGCGATGGGCGCATGCTACGCGGCGGCGATCTGGCTGATGGGGCTCGCCACCAAGCAGCTCGAGATCGGCATCGCGTATGCGGTCTGGGCCGGCGCGGGGACGGCGTTGGTCGGCATCGCGATTTTCGACGAGGGTGCGTCGCTCGCGAAATGGTCCGGCATGACTTTCATCGTGGCCGGCGTGGTGCTTCTGAATTTGAGTCAGAAAGTGCCGTCGTGA